In a genomic window of Deinococcus metalli:
- a CDS encoding aminopeptidase, whose product MTSDRRAEALARAQAAYDGVRAQGLKLNMQRGQPSDADFDLSNGLMGALGEADVTMDGLDLRNYPGGVAGLPSARRLFAAYLDVKPENVVVWNNASLELQAFVLTFALLHGTRHSAGPWVQQRPKMIVTTPGYDRHFLLLQTLGFELLTVDMQPDGPDVDAVQRLAQSDPSVKGVLFVPTYSNPGGETISAAKAARLAGVQAAAPDFTILADDAYRAHHLEGADETVNFVALARDAGFPDRAFVFASTSKITFAGAGLGFVASSEDNIKWLSKYLNAQSIGPNKVEQARHVKFLESYPGGIDGLMRDHAALIAPKFRAVDEVLRAELGTDGTYATWTNPRGGYFSSLDTTHPVAARVVRLAEDAGVSLTPAGATYPGGQDPHDRNIRLAPTRPPLSEVHTAMQAVAACIRLATEEYLAAQANPATAPAGV is encoded by the coding sequence ATGACGAGTGACCGGCGAGCGGAAGCCCTGGCCAGGGCGCAGGCGGCCTACGACGGCGTGCGGGCGCAGGGCCTGAAACTGAATATGCAGCGCGGCCAGCCGTCCGACGCGGACTTCGACCTCAGCAACGGCCTGATGGGCGCGCTGGGCGAGGCCGATGTCACCATGGACGGCCTGGACCTGCGCAACTACCCGGGCGGCGTGGCGGGCCTGCCCAGCGCGCGGCGGCTGTTCGCGGCGTACCTGGACGTGAAGCCCGAGAACGTCGTGGTGTGGAACAACGCCTCGCTGGAACTCCAGGCCTTCGTCCTGACCTTCGCGCTGCTGCACGGCACACGCCACAGCGCCGGCCCGTGGGTGCAGCAGCGCCCCAAGATGATCGTGACCACGCCCGGCTACGACCGGCACTTCCTGCTGCTGCAGACGCTGGGCTTCGAGCTGCTCACGGTGGACATGCAGCCGGACGGCCCGGACGTGGACGCCGTACAGCGCCTCGCGCAGAGCGATCCGTCGGTCAAGGGCGTGCTGTTCGTGCCGACGTACTCGAATCCGGGTGGCGAGACGATCAGCGCTGCGAAGGCCGCGCGGCTGGCCGGCGTGCAGGCCGCGGCGCCGGACTTCACGATCCTGGCGGACGACGCGTACCGCGCGCACCACCTGGAGGGCGCCGACGAGACCGTGAATTTCGTGGCGCTCGCGCGCGACGCCGGCTTCCCGGACCGCGCCTTCGTGTTCGCGAGCACCAGCAAGATCACCTTCGCGGGCGCCGGCCTGGGCTTCGTGGCGAGCAGCGAGGACAACATCAAGTGGCTGTCGAAGTACCTCAACGCGCAGAGCATCGGGCCGAACAAGGTCGAGCAGGCCCGGCACGTCAAGTTCCTGGAGTCCTACCCCGGCGGCATCGACGGCCTGATGCGCGACCACGCCGCATTGATCGCACCGAAGTTCCGCGCGGTGGACGAGGTGCTGCGCGCGGAACTGGGCACGGACGGCACCTACGCCACGTGGACGAACCCGCGCGGCGGGTACTTCTCCTCGCTGGACACCACGCACCCCGTCGCGGCCCGCGTGGTGCGCCTCGCGGAAGACGCCGGCGTGAGCCTCACCCCGGCCGGCGCCACGTATCCCGGCGGACAGGACCCGCACGACCGCAATATCCGCCTGGCGCCCACCCGCCCGCCGCTCAGCGAGGTCCACACCGCGATGCAGGCGGTGGCCGCGTGCATCCGCCTGGCGACCGAGGAATACCTGGCCGCGCAGGCCAACCCCGCGACCGCCCCCGCCGGCGTCTGA
- the lepB gene encoding signal peptidase I — MSGATPTPPHPLAAAWRTWIVGALLPVYVLTTFVGTLARVDGDSMNPTLHTGDVLLLLKYPRWQRTWGLGGAFPRRGDLVVFKAPADSPYAYETVWGVRHRPYNIKRVLALAGDTVGVTDGRVTVNGRALAEPYASEGFVQDQAARVVPAGTVWVMGDNRRLGESLDSRAYGPVALRDVAGPADVRLWPQPGSVPR; from the coding sequence GTGAGCGGCGCGACCCCCACCCCACCCCACCCGCTCGCGGCGGCGTGGCGCACGTGGATCGTGGGCGCGCTGCTGCCGGTGTACGTGTTGACGACCTTCGTGGGCACCCTCGCCCGGGTGGACGGCGACTCCATGAACCCCACCCTGCACACCGGGGACGTGCTGCTGCTGCTGAAATACCCGCGCTGGCAGCGCACGTGGGGACTGGGCGGCGCGTTTCCCCGGCGCGGCGACCTGGTGGTGTTCAAGGCGCCCGCGGACAGTCCCTACGCCTACGAGACCGTGTGGGGCGTGCGCCACCGCCCGTACAACATCAAGCGCGTGCTGGCGCTGGCGGGCGACACGGTGGGTGTGACGGACGGGCGCGTGACCGTGAACGGCCGTGCGCTGGCCGAGCCGTACGCCAGCGAGGGTTTCGTGCAGGACCAGGCGGCCCGGGTGGTGCCGGCCGGGACGGTGTGGGTGATGGGGGACAACCGCCGCCTGGGCGAGAGCCTTGACAGCCGCGCCTATGGCCCGGTCGCGCTGCGCGATGTGGCCGGGCCTGCCGACGTGCGCCTGTGGCCGCAGCCCGGTTCCGTGCCCCGCTGA
- a CDS encoding DUF2259 domain-containing protein translates to MRRLLALLLASGTVALANERLPVTHVRFSVSGDRVLVLTSGVKDGSGQGAARLDVLSTAGGTTLYRQSRTADASPGSLRAALLNAPATAARLHTWGLWPGRVHAARFARTYAAPYPRWSDAATSGQTERTAVNVWSRPVPVTLDVYALPSTCAYPEMLGGFVPAGFRLSVNGLVVFQDAALPAARACAAGYTLERVDVQGDRALLTVRAYGPGFEGPDAEPVFIAATLR, encoded by the coding sequence ATGCGCCGTCTGCTCGCCCTGCTGCTCGCGTCGGGAACTGTGGCCCTCGCGAACGAACGCCTGCCCGTGACCCACGTGCGCTTCTCCGTGTCGGGCGACCGCGTGCTGGTGCTCACCTCCGGCGTGAAGGACGGGTCCGGCCAGGGCGCCGCGCGTCTGGACGTGCTGAGCACCGCGGGCGGCACCACCCTCTACCGCCAGTCCCGCACGGCGGACGCGTCGCCCGGCAGCCTGCGCGCCGCGCTGCTGAACGCGCCGGCCACCGCCGCCCGCCTGCATACCTGGGGCCTGTGGCCCGGCCGCGTGCACGCCGCGCGCTTCGCCCGCACCTACGCCGCGCCGTACCCGCGCTGGAGCGACGCCGCCACGTCCGGGCAGACCGAGCGAACCGCGGTGAACGTGTGGTCGCGGCCGGTGCCGGTCACGCTGGACGTGTACGCCCTGCCGTCCACGTGCGCGTACCCGGAGATGCTGGGCGGCTTCGTGCCCGCCGGGTTCCGCCTGAGCGTGAACGGGCTGGTCGTGTTCCAGGACGCGGCGCTGCCCGCCGCCCGCGCGTGCGCCGCCGGGTACACCCTGGAACGCGTGGACGTGCAGGGTGACCGCGCGCTGCTCACGGTCCGCGCCTACGGGCCGGGCTTCGAGGGCCCGGACGCCGAGCCGGTGTTCATCGCCGCCACGCTGCGCTGA
- a CDS encoding FKBP-type peptidyl-prolyl cis-trans isomerase, protein MDELKVEKYHEGHGAPAQPGKMVKVHYTGTLENGQKFDSSRDRGQPIEFPLGVGYVIKGWDEGIAQLNVGDKAKLTIPAHLGYGAAGVPGVIPGGATLIFDVELVDAG, encoded by the coding sequence ATGGATGAGCTCAAGGTCGAGAAGTATCACGAGGGCCACGGCGCGCCCGCCCAGCCGGGCAAGATGGTCAAGGTGCACTACACCGGCACGCTGGAAAACGGGCAGAAGTTCGACTCCAGCCGCGACCGCGGCCAGCCCATCGAGTTTCCGCTGGGCGTCGGCTACGTCATCAAGGGCTGGGACGAGGGCATCGCGCAGCTGAACGTGGGCGACAAGGCGAAGCTCACCATTCCCGCACACCTGGGCTACGGCGCCGCGGGCGTGCCCGGCGTGATTCCGGGCGGCGCGACCCTGATCTTCGACGTGGAACTGGTGGACGCCGGCTGA
- a CDS encoding MarR family winged helix-turn-helix transcriptional regulator, with amino-acid sequence MANRYAGTEAERGALDAYVKLWRAAHAVEVAANRHLMDHNLTTSQFAVLEALYHLGPLSQRHLADKILRSSGNLTMVIDNLERDGLVRRERVPSDRRVVSVTLTAAGQALIARVLPKHVQGIHDIFGVLDSAELASLSALTRKLGHAVSRRLDADALRPLGRGRPGALPES; translated from the coding sequence ATGGCGAACCGTTACGCGGGAACCGAAGCGGAGCGTGGGGCGCTGGACGCCTACGTGAAACTCTGGCGGGCCGCGCACGCGGTCGAAGTGGCTGCCAACCGCCACCTCATGGACCACAACCTGACCACCAGCCAGTTCGCGGTGCTGGAGGCGCTGTACCACCTCGGGCCGCTCAGCCAGCGACATCTGGCCGACAAGATCCTGCGCTCCAGCGGGAACCTCACCATGGTGATCGACAACCTGGAACGCGACGGTCTGGTCAGGCGCGAGCGCGTACCCTCCGACCGGCGGGTGGTCAGCGTGACCCTCACCGCGGCGGGGCAGGCGCTGATCGCCCGGGTGCTGCCCAAGCACGTGCAGGGCATCCACGACATCTTCGGCGTGCTGGACTCCGCCGAACTCGCCTCGCTGAGCGCCCTGACGCGCAAACTGGGCCACGCGGTCAGCCGCCGGCTGGACGCCGACGCGCTGCGCCCGCTCGGGCGGGGCCGGCCCGGCGCCCTCCCGGAGTCCTGA